From a region of the Pontixanthobacter gangjinensis genome:
- a CDS encoding electron transfer flavoprotein subunit beta/FixA family protein, with product MKILVPVKRVIDYNVKPRVKADGTGIDLANVKMSMNPFDEIAVEEAIRLKESGKAEEIIAVSVGPAKAQETLRTALAMGADRAILVETDEEVEPLAVAKILKAIADDENPGLILLGKQSISDDSNQTGQMLAALMGRPQGTFANTVEIDGDSVIVAREIDGGLETVKLSLPAIVTTDLRLNEPRYASLPNIMKAKKKPLDSKTPSDFGVDIAPRLTTTNVSEPPVRQAGEKIEDVDALVAKLKALGAV from the coding sequence ATGAAGATCCTCGTACCCGTCAAACGGGTTATCGATTACAATGTAAAACCTCGCGTCAAAGCGGACGGTACAGGCATCGATTTGGCAAACGTCAAAATGAGCATGAACCCGTTTGATGAAATCGCGGTTGAAGAAGCCATCCGCCTCAAGGAATCTGGCAAGGCTGAAGAGATCATCGCCGTATCAGTCGGACCGGCCAAGGCGCAGGAAACGCTGCGAACTGCGCTCGCAATGGGCGCAGACCGAGCAATTCTGGTAGAAACCGATGAAGAGGTAGAGCCGCTAGCCGTCGCCAAAATTCTGAAGGCTATCGCGGATGATGAAAACCCCGGACTGATCCTGCTTGGCAAACAGTCGATTTCTGATGACAGCAACCAAACTGGCCAAATGCTCGCTGCGTTGATGGGCCGTCCGCAGGGCACGTTTGCCAACACGGTTGAGATCGACGGTGACAGCGTCATCGTTGCCCGCGAAATCGACGGCGGTCTTGAAACTGTCAAACTATCGCTGCCAGCCATCGTCACCACCGACCTTCGTTTGAACGAACCGCGCTACGCTTCTTTGCCCAACATTATGAAAGCGAAGAAGAAGCCGCTCGACAGCAAAACGCCCTCCGATTTCGGTGTCGATATTGCCCCGCGTCTGACGACCACCAATGTCAGCGAGCCGCCGGTTCGCCAGGCTGGTGAAAAAATCGAAGATGTGGATGCGCTAGTCGCCAAGCTCAAAGCACTGGGAGCCGTATAA
- a CDS encoding electron transfer flavoprotein subunit alpha/FixB family protein: MKTLVLVEHDNASVKDATLAVVTAASKLGEVHLLVAGSGCAAVADEAAKIAGVGKVHLADDAAYANQLAENVAPLVADLMGHHDAFLAPATTNGKNIAPRVAALLDVMQISDILSVEGPKTFTRPIYAGNAIATVESSDAKLVITVRGTAFDKAETTGGSGTIEAVSGPGDAGTSSFVSSEIAKSERPELTSAKIIVSGGRALKDAATFEEVITPLADKLGAGIGASRAAVDAGYVPNDYQVGQTGKIVAPEIYIAIGISGAIQHLAGMKDSKTIIAINKDEDAPIFQVADIGLVADLFKAVPELTDKL; the protein is encoded by the coding sequence ATGAAGACTCTAGTCCTCGTCGAACATGATAATGCATCGGTAAAAGACGCAACGCTGGCTGTGGTTACAGCTGCAAGCAAGCTGGGCGAAGTGCATCTGCTGGTTGCCGGCTCTGGTTGCGCCGCCGTAGCCGACGAAGCCGCGAAAATTGCCGGAGTGGGCAAAGTCCACCTCGCTGACGACGCAGCCTACGCAAATCAATTGGCTGAAAATGTCGCACCCTTGGTTGCCGATTTGATGGGGCACCACGATGCGTTTCTCGCGCCTGCGACAACCAACGGCAAAAATATCGCGCCACGCGTCGCAGCTCTGCTCGATGTGATGCAAATCTCCGACATTCTTTCGGTTGAAGGTCCCAAGACTTTCACCCGTCCGATTTACGCCGGTAACGCGATTGCCACGGTTGAAAGCAGCGATGCGAAGCTGGTGATTACCGTTCGCGGAACCGCATTCGACAAAGCCGAAACCACTGGCGGTTCGGGCACCATCGAGGCTGTTTCTGGCCCCGGTGATGCGGGTACATCCAGCTTCGTCAGTTCCGAAATCGCCAAAAGCGAACGGCCTGAATTAACCAGCGCGAAGATCATTGTTTCCGGTGGCCGCGCGCTGAAAGACGCAGCGACCTTCGAAGAAGTGATTACGCCGCTGGCAGACAAGTTGGGCGCGGGTATCGGCGCATCGCGCGCCGCAGTCGATGCGGGCTATGTCCCCAATGATTATCAGGTCGGCCAAACCGGCAAGATTGTCGCACCGGAAATCTACATCGCTATCGGTATCTCAGGTGCGATCCAGCACCTCGCCGGGATGAAAGATTCCAAGACAATTATCGCGATCAACAAAGACGAAGACGCGCCAATTTTCCAAGTCGCCGATATCGGCTTGGTCGCCGACTTATTTAAAGCTGTGCCGGAATTGACTGATAAGCTTTAA
- the lspA gene encoding signal peptidase II codes for MTDILTKNRTIGLIIALVIFAADQWIKWIVDSQLAMKLGERIDLLPFFALHRVHNYGVSMGMFTATSPEMRWGLVLLTALIAVVVFVWMLREKAFGDILGLSLILGGALGNIVDRFNMGYVLDFADFHIGGFSPFLVFNVADAAITIGVVIILARSFFVRDKDSTNTSEPANTAVES; via the coding sequence ATGACCGATATTCTCACCAAGAACCGCACTATCGGACTAATCATTGCGTTAGTAATTTTCGCCGCTGATCAATGGATAAAGTGGATTGTCGATTCGCAACTGGCGATGAAGCTGGGCGAGCGGATTGACCTGCTGCCATTTTTTGCGTTGCACAGGGTGCATAATTACGGCGTGTCGATGGGTATGTTCACGGCAACCTCCCCAGAAATGCGCTGGGGCCTTGTGCTGTTAACCGCGCTTATCGCAGTCGTAGTATTCGTTTGGATGCTGCGGGAGAAAGCGTTCGGCGATATTCTTGGCCTGTCGCTGATCCTTGGCGGCGCGCTCGGCAATATCGTTGACCGTTTCAACATGGGCTATGTGCTCGACTTTGCCGATTTCCACATTGGTGGGTTCAGTCCGTTTCTGGTTTTTAATGTTGCTGATGCCGCTATCACCATTGGCGTAGTGATCATCCTTGCCCGATCCTTCTTCGTGCGCGATAAGGACTCAACAAACACGAGTGAACCGGCGAATACCGCCGTGGAGAGCTAA
- the sucC gene encoding ADP-forming succinate--CoA ligase subunit beta: MNIHEYQAKELLAKYGIGIPAGHAALTVEKAVAAAKKLPGPLYVVKSQIHAGGRGKGKFKELGPDAKGGVRLAKSIADVESDARDMLGNTLVTIQTGDEGKQVNRLYVTDGVDIEQEYYLAMLVDRATGQVAMVVSTEGGMDIEDVAHNTPELITTITIDPAQGFMPHHGRAAAFALKLSGDLNKQCQKLAKQLYTAFMDLDMEMLEINPLVETKPDSSGNAQLLVLDTKMSFDGNALYRHKDVEAMRDETEEDPAEVEASKHDLAYIKLDGNIGCMVNGAGLAMATMDIIKLNGAFPANFLDVGGGATKEKVTAAFKLILSDPAVKGILVNIFGGIMKCDIIADGIVAAAKEVDLSVPLVVRLEGTNVQQGKDILANSGLPIVSADDLGDAAQKIVAEVKKAA; encoded by the coding sequence ATGAACATTCACGAATATCAGGCAAAAGAACTTCTGGCGAAATACGGAATCGGCATCCCAGCCGGTCACGCAGCATTAACCGTGGAAAAGGCTGTGGCAGCCGCGAAAAAGCTGCCAGGACCGCTTTATGTGGTGAAATCGCAAATTCACGCTGGTGGCCGCGGTAAAGGGAAATTCAAAGAGCTTGGCCCTGACGCGAAAGGCGGGGTCCGCCTCGCCAAAAGCATTGCCGATGTTGAATCGGATGCTCGGGACATGCTTGGCAACACTCTCGTCACCATCCAAACGGGTGATGAAGGTAAGCAGGTCAACCGCCTCTATGTCACCGACGGCGTTGATATCGAGCAGGAATACTACCTCGCCATGCTTGTCGACCGGGCAACTGGCCAAGTCGCTATGGTAGTATCGACCGAAGGCGGCATGGATATTGAGGATGTGGCGCACAACACACCCGAACTGATCACAACGATCACGATCGACCCCGCCCAAGGCTTTATGCCGCATCATGGCCGCGCAGCTGCTTTTGCTCTCAAACTGTCCGGCGATCTGAACAAGCAGTGCCAGAAACTGGCCAAGCAACTTTATACCGCTTTCATGGACCTCGACATGGAAATGCTCGAGATCAACCCATTGGTTGAGACGAAACCAGATTCTTCGGGCAACGCTCAACTGCTGGTGCTCGACACCAAGATGAGCTTCGACGGCAACGCGCTCTATCGTCACAAAGACGTGGAAGCGATGCGCGACGAAACCGAAGAAGATCCCGCTGAAGTCGAAGCGAGCAAGCATGATCTTGCCTACATCAAGCTGGATGGTAACATTGGCTGCATGGTCAATGGCGCAGGCCTCGCCATGGCGACGATGGACATCATCAAACTGAACGGTGCGTTCCCGGCCAACTTCCTCGACGTGGGCGGCGGCGCAACCAAGGAAAAGGTGACCGCAGCGTTCAAGCTGATCCTGTCCGACCCGGCGGTTAAAGGCATTTTGGTGAATATCTTTGGCGGCATCATGAAGTGCGACATTATCGCTGACGGGATCGTCGCCGCTGCGAAGGAAGTCGACCTGTCAGTGCCATTAGTAGTCCGGCTTGAGGGCACAAATGTTCAGCAGGGCAAGGATATCCTCGCCAATTCCGGCCTGCCCATCGTCAGCGCAGATGATTTGGGTGATGCGGCACAGAAGATTGTTGCCGAAGTAAAGAAGGCAGCCTGA
- a CDS encoding DUF3035 domain-containing protein: MRKSTTIILLGASSAMLAACGSSGGIMGRERPDEFAVQRQAPLVVPPDFSLVPPAPGAPRPADGTAAEQALEVLFGGPAPRSSVETSALDRAGTAAPGIRSSVGDPGTNTVAKGSVTRDIIAAPEGDGVNSQAVIPG, encoded by the coding sequence ATGCGTAAGTCGACAACTATCATCCTTCTCGGCGCAAGCAGCGCCATGCTGGCAGCATGCGGCAGCAGCGGCGGCATTATGGGCCGCGAGCGTCCTGATGAATTTGCTGTGCAGCGTCAGGCTCCTTTGGTGGTTCCGCCAGATTTCAGCCTGGTACCACCAGCCCCGGGCGCACCGCGCCCGGCAGATGGCACCGCGGCAGAGCAAGCTTTGGAAGTGTTGTTCGGCGGTCCCGCGCCGCGCAGCTCGGTTGAAACCAGCGCGCTAGACCGCGCAGGAACAGCCGCGCCCGGCATCCGGTCTTCGGTCGGCGATCCTGGCACCAACACAGTCGCCAAAGGCAGTGTGACCCGTGATATTATTGCTGCACCCGAAGGCGATGGAGTAAACTCGCAAGCTGTCATTCCGGGCTGA
- a CDS encoding 3'(2'),5'-bisphosphate nucleotidase CysQ translates to MIDRSRLEEIVNEAGRIGLGLYPGDGHAVKSWEKEPGSPVCEADIEVDGFLRQQLGELLPSAGWLSEESADDPDRLNRGLIWLVDPIDGTRDFLRGRSGWCVSVALISAGRPLIGILDAPARGEKWIGIAGQGAWRNGERLKASTRRQLVGARVPADHLSDIDQILTMVDKPNSIALRIAMVGADEADLVATLRWGFEWDIAAAALIAREAGAAVSDAYGQTFDYNRRDPRAFGLLVSAPDIHAAATQHLADRAKAIIGA, encoded by the coding sequence ATGATTGATCGTTCCCGCCTTGAAGAAATCGTCAATGAAGCTGGCCGGATTGGGCTTGGACTCTATCCTGGTGACGGGCACGCAGTCAAAAGCTGGGAGAAAGAGCCCGGTAGCCCAGTGTGCGAAGCTGACATTGAGGTAGATGGGTTCCTGCGCCAGCAATTGGGTGAATTGCTGCCGTCCGCGGGCTGGCTGTCCGAAGAATCAGCGGACGATCCGGATCGGCTGAACCGCGGTCTGATTTGGCTAGTCGATCCGATTGACGGAACCAGAGACTTCCTGCGCGGTCGCAGCGGGTGGTGTGTATCGGTAGCGTTAATTAGTGCCGGCAGGCCATTGATAGGCATACTTGATGCTCCGGCACGCGGAGAGAAATGGATCGGCATTGCAGGTCAGGGGGCCTGGCGCAACGGAGAGCGTCTGAAGGCCTCGACCCGCAGACAGCTTGTTGGTGCGAGAGTGCCGGCTGATCATTTATCTGATATCGATCAGATATTGACGATGGTTGATAAACCCAATTCCATCGCGTTGCGGATTGCGATGGTCGGTGCAGACGAGGCCGATCTGGTGGCGACACTGCGCTGGGGCTTTGAATGGGATATCGCTGCAGCCGCATTAATTGCGCGGGAGGCGGGCGCGGCAGTTAGCGACGCCTATGGCCAGACATTCGATTACAACCGACGCGACCCCAGGGCCTTTGGCTTACTGGTCAGCGCACCCGATATTCATGCCGCTGCGACCCAGCATTTGGCCGACCGGGCAAAAGCAATCATCGGTGCGTAA
- a CDS encoding OmpA family protein, producing MEKSRFMMSSLAALSLVTVSACVTDPNTGEQKISRTGIGGVGGAVLGGLLGGVIGGKTGRIIGAGVGGVAGGVVGYKMDQQIKELKEQTAGTGVDVSEVDGGDAILVNLPDGVTFAVNSYTINTAFRDTLDRVANSLQTYPDSLIDVYGHTDSSGSDAYNQRLSEQRAEAVANYLSSRGVNSARIRWQGFGETAPIADNTTDSGRALNRRVEIKIIPISQDDVNAARAGN from the coding sequence ATGGAAAAATCTAGATTTATGATGTCGAGCCTCGCGGCTCTATCCCTCGTTACCGTTTCTGCCTGTGTCACAGACCCCAACACCGGTGAACAGAAGATATCCCGCACAGGTATTGGCGGCGTCGGCGGCGCGGTTCTTGGCGGCCTGCTTGGCGGCGTAATCGGCGGCAAAACGGGTCGCATCATTGGCGCCGGGGTTGGCGGCGTTGCTGGCGGCGTGGTCGGTTACAAAATGGACCAGCAGATCAAGGAACTGAAGGAGCAGACAGCCGGTACAGGCGTTGATGTGTCCGAAGTTGATGGCGGCGATGCCATTTTGGTCAATCTGCCAGATGGCGTAACATTCGCGGTCAACAGCTACACAATTAATACCGCGTTCCGTGATACTCTCGACCGGGTTGCAAACAGCCTTCAAACCTATCCTGACAGCCTGATCGACGTTTATGGTCACACCGATTCGAGCGGTTCCGATGCTTATAACCAGCGCCTGTCGGAACAACGTGCTGAAGCAGTTGCAAACTATCTTAGTTCGCGCGGAGTCAATTCGGCACGAATTCGTTGGCAGGGATTTGGCGAAACCGCACCGATTGCGGACAATACTACAGATTCGGGCCGTGCGCTTAACCGCCGTGTTGAGATCAAGATCATTCCGATTTCGCAAGACGACGTGAATGCAGCACGCGCTGGGAATTAA
- the ileS gene encoding isoleucine--tRNA ligase, translating to MPQDTSKDTPADDQARDYRPTVFLPKTDFPMKAGLPQKEPGIQARWEETGLYEKLRAARAGREKFILHDGPPYANGDMHIGHALNHVLKDTVVRTQSLLGKDAPYVPGWDCHGLPIEWKVEELYRKKKLNKNDVPPKEFRAECRAYAQKWVDVQREQLKRLGINGRWDKPYLTMRPQAEGAIVAELHKFAETGQLYRGAKPVMWSPVEETALADAEVEYADLTDSPQIDVAFEIVEGPLSNMVGSHAVIWTTTPWTIPVNQALAYGPDVDYAFLHIHTQPDGEVAKSARVSDVLIAEALVDQFATRIGITSDHYEIGWRGKGSDLAGTIVRHPMHHLGGFYAKPRPMLAGDFVTTDSGTGIVHMAPDHGEDDFDLCKANGIDPVFAVMGDGRYRDDWLWLGAGDVDADGKERRRSVINKPFNAPDGPICSDLRAAGALLSASADYHHSYPHSWRSKAKVVYRCTPQWFIAIDEALEHISPKTPQEKGWEGEGGAIQPSDETLCAAPTLRERALSEIEATRFVPEKGRNRLRSMVEGRPDWLISRQRAWGVPIALFVHRESGELLVDPAVNHRIQTAIANDTVDAWEESRAAEFLGPDRNPDDYEMVKDILDVWFDSGSTHAFVLESDEWPELQSPADLYLEGSDQHRGWFQSSLLESCGTRGRAPYKAVLTHGFTMDPKGMKMSKSLGNTVDPLKVMEQYGADIIRLWALSVDYTEDHRIGDEILKGVGDTYRKLRNTFRYLLGALDGFDYDKEGVETANMPELERYMLHRLAQLDATLRTAIDDFDFNEYVRALSEFTNEDLSAFFFDIRKDRLYCDAAGGLERRAYRTMLDILFQALIRYSAPVLVYTAEEVWSTRFPERGSIHLEELRALPSDWADETLAARFDAMRDLRETVMEAIEPLRREKTIRSGLEADVIVPTNLVPEGFSDADLADLFIAASVTRGQRDGVQVTRTSDHKCGRCWRLLPEVTEDGALCGRCDSVVAELDAA from the coding sequence ATGCCCCAAGACACGTCCAAAGATACGCCAGCAGACGATCAAGCGCGCGATTACCGCCCGACCGTTTTCCTGCCGAAGACCGATTTCCCGATGAAAGCCGGCCTTCCGCAGAAGGAACCGGGCATTCAGGCGCGCTGGGAAGAAACTGGCCTGTATGAAAAACTGCGCGCGGCGCGTGCAGGGCGCGAGAAATTCATCCTGCATGACGGCCCCCCTTACGCCAATGGCGATATGCATATCGGCCATGCGCTGAACCATGTGCTGAAAGACACGGTCGTGCGCACGCAGAGCTTGCTCGGCAAAGATGCGCCATACGTGCCCGGCTGGGATTGCCACGGCCTGCCAATCGAATGGAAGGTGGAGGAGCTCTACCGCAAGAAGAAGCTCAACAAGAACGACGTTCCGCCGAAGGAATTCCGCGCTGAATGCCGCGCCTATGCCCAGAAATGGGTCGATGTTCAGCGCGAGCAGCTTAAGCGGCTCGGCATCAATGGCCGGTGGGACAAGCCCTATCTGACCATGCGCCCGCAGGCGGAAGGCGCGATTGTCGCCGAACTGCACAAATTCGCCGAGACCGGCCAGCTCTATCGCGGCGCGAAGCCGGTGATGTGGTCGCCGGTCGAGGAAACCGCGCTGGCCGATGCCGAGGTCGAATATGCTGACCTGACTGACAGCCCGCAGATCGATGTGGCGTTCGAGATTGTTGAAGGGCCGCTATCCAACATGGTCGGCTCTCACGCGGTAATCTGGACCACGACGCCGTGGACCATCCCGGTGAACCAAGCGCTCGCCTATGGCCCCGACGTTGATTATGCGTTTCTGCACATTCACACGCAGCCTGATGGGGAAGTTGCGAAATCGGCTCGCGTCTCTGATGTGCTGATTGCCGAAGCGCTTGTCGATCAGTTCGCGACGCGGATCGGCATTACTTCAGACCATTATGAGATTGGTTGGCGCGGCAAAGGCTCCGACCTCGCCGGAACCATCGTCCGCCACCCCATGCACCATCTCGGCGGGTTCTACGCCAAGCCGCGCCCCATGCTCGCGGGCGATTTCGTCACCACCGACAGCGGCACCGGTATCGTGCACATGGCGCCTGATCACGGCGAGGACGATTTCGACCTGTGCAAGGCAAACGGCATCGATCCGGTCTTCGCCGTCATGGGCGACGGGCGTTATCGCGACGACTGGCTGTGGCTCGGCGCAGGTGATGTCGATGCAGACGGCAAGGAACGCCGCCGCAGCGTCATCAACAAGCCGTTCAACGCGCCAGACGGGCCGATCTGCTCCGATCTACGCGCGGCGGGTGCGCTGCTGTCCGCCAGCGCCGATTATCACCACAGCTATCCGCATTCGTGGCGTTCCAAAGCCAAGGTCGTCTATCGCTGCACCCCGCAATGGTTCATCGCGATTGACGAGGCGTTGGAGCACATCTCGCCCAAGACGCCGCAAGAAAAGGGCTGGGAAGGCGAAGGCGGCGCAATCCAGCCTTCCGACGAAACGCTCTGCGCTGCACCGACATTGCGCGAGCGGGCGCTGTCCGAAATCGAAGCCACGCGCTTCGTGCCCGAGAAAGGCCGCAACCGCTTGCGCTCTATGGTCGAGGGCCGCCCCGACTGGCTGATCAGCCGCCAGCGCGCATGGGGCGTGCCGATTGCTCTGTTCGTGCACCGTGAAAGCGGCGAATTGCTGGTCGATCCAGCCGTCAATCACCGAATCCAGACGGCCATCGCAAATGACACCGTCGACGCATGGGAAGAAAGCCGCGCCGCTGAATTCCTCGGCCCTGATCGCAACCCCGATGATTACGAGATGGTCAAAGACATTCTCGACGTGTGGTTCGACAGCGGCTCGACCCATGCCTTCGTGCTCGAATCGGATGAATGGCCCGAATTGCAGTCCCCCGCCGATCTGTATCTGGAAGGCAGCGACCAGCATCGCGGCTGGTTCCAGTCCTCGCTGCTCGAAAGCTGCGGCACCAGAGGCCGTGCGCCTTACAAGGCAGTGCTGACCCACGGTTTCACTATGGACCCCAAGGGCATGAAAATGTCCAAGAGCCTTGGCAATACGGTCGATCCGCTGAAGGTAATGGAGCAATATGGCGCGGATATTATCCGGCTGTGGGCGCTGAGCGTTGATTACACCGAAGACCACCGGATCGGTGATGAAATCCTCAAAGGCGTGGGCGATACCTACCGCAAACTTCGCAACACTTTCCGCTATCTGCTCGGCGCGCTCGACGGGTTTGATTACGATAAAGAAGGCGTGGAAACTGCCAATATGCCCGAGCTGGAGCGTTATATGCTCCACCGGCTGGCGCAACTCGATGCCACGCTACGCACTGCAATCGATGATTTCGATTTCAATGAATATGTCCGCGCGCTGTCCGAATTCACCAATGAGGATTTGTCGGCCTTCTTCTTCGATATCCGCAAGGACCGGCTCTATTGCGATGCGGCGGGCGGGCTGGAACGGCGCGCCTATCGCACAATGCTCGACATTTTGTTCCAGGCGCTGATCCGCTATTCTGCGCCAGTGCTGGTCTACACAGCAGAGGAGGTGTGGAGCACCCGCTTCCCCGAACGCGGCAGCATCCATCTGGAAGAATTGCGCGCATTGCCGTCCGACTGGGCCGACGAAACGTTGGCTGCACGGTTCGATGCAATGCGCGATCTTCGCGAAACAGTGATGGAGGCAATCGAGCCTCTCCGGCGCGAGAAAACAATCCGCTCTGGGCTGGAAGCAGATGTAATTGTTCCCACGAATCTGGTGCCAGAGGGTTTCAGCGATGCCGATTTGGCAGACCTGTTCATCGCCGCGTCAGTCACTCGCGGCCAAAGGGATGGCGTGCAAGTCACCCGAACATCCGACCACAAATGCGGCCGCTGCTGGCGCTTACTGCCCGAGGTTACCGAGGACGGTGCGTTGTGTGGCCGGTGTGACAGCGTTGTTGCAGAACTGGACGCAGCATGA
- a CDS encoding hemolysin family protein, translated as MTPFPWPDLIIIGGLIIINGVFAMSELAIVSARTAQLQGAADKGSKAAETVMELAADPGKFLSTVQIGITLIGIVAGAYSGSSLGGPIGERLAAIGLPIEYADNAGFAFAIVLTLYFSLVVGELVPKQLALRAAVPISLVMARPMAILARFAAPVVWVLDSSSGLLIRLFGIRPGGQSSVTAEELHMIFADATRSGVIESDQHQILTGAVRLAERPVREVMTPRTDVDWIDIKADETEIRATIDGSPHSLLPVADGSPDKILGVVKVREVLAKLVAGKPVNLKRLMRKPEIVPDQLDAMDALRSLQQGEVAMAMVHDEYGHLDGIVTPIDLLTALVGQFVSDQDNGDQPSIVERGDGSLLISGSLSADDLADRLGLDYGDDREFATAAGYVLSVIKRLPAEGEVFAEQGWGFEVIDMDGRKIDKLLVTKIEEAE; from the coding sequence GTGACCCCATTTCCTTGGCCTGACCTCATCATTATTGGTGGCTTGATCATCATCAACGGCGTGTTCGCGATGTCCGAACTCGCCATTGTGTCTGCGCGCACCGCGCAATTGCAGGGGGCAGCCGATAAAGGCAGCAAGGCCGCCGAAACTGTTATGGAATTGGCCGCCGACCCCGGCAAATTCCTCTCGACAGTGCAAATCGGGATCACCTTGATCGGTATTGTGGCTGGTGCCTATTCTGGCTCCAGTCTGGGCGGGCCAATCGGTGAGCGATTGGCCGCGATTGGCTTACCAATTGAATACGCTGATAATGCAGGATTCGCGTTCGCCATCGTTCTGACGCTGTATTTCAGCTTGGTGGTCGGAGAGCTCGTACCCAAGCAGTTGGCTCTGCGAGCTGCAGTGCCAATTTCGCTGGTCATGGCGCGTCCAATGGCGATTCTGGCGAGATTCGCCGCTCCGGTAGTGTGGGTACTTGATTCCTCATCTGGCCTTTTGATTCGCCTGTTCGGGATACGTCCCGGGGGACAATCTTCAGTTACTGCCGAAGAACTACACATGATTTTCGCCGATGCGACACGGTCGGGTGTGATCGAAAGCGACCAGCACCAAATTCTGACTGGTGCTGTACGGCTTGCCGAGCGCCCTGTGCGCGAAGTGATGACGCCGCGTACAGATGTGGACTGGATAGATATCAAAGCCGACGAAACAGAAATTCGCGCCACAATCGATGGTAGCCCGCATTCGCTGCTGCCGGTGGCGGATGGCTCTCCGGACAAGATTCTGGGAGTCGTTAAAGTGCGCGAAGTGCTGGCCAAATTGGTTGCAGGCAAGCCGGTCAACCTGAAGCGGCTAATGCGCAAGCCCGAGATTGTGCCTGATCAGCTTGACGCGATGGACGCGCTCCGCAGCCTGCAACAAGGCGAAGTCGCGATGGCCATGGTTCATGATGAATATGGCCACCTTGACGGGATTGTTACGCCAATCGATCTCCTGACGGCCCTGGTCGGGCAATTTGTCAGCGATCAGGATAATGGTGACCAGCCGTCAATCGTCGAAAGGGGCGATGGTTCGCTGTTGATCTCGGGAAGCTTGTCTGCCGATGATCTCGCGGACCGGCTGGGCCTCGATTACGGCGATGATCGTGAATTCGCGACCGCCGCTGGATATGTGCTGTCGGTAATCAAAAGATTGCCAGCAGAAGGCGAAGTTTTCGCTGAACAAGGCTGGGGCTTTGAAGTCATCGACATGGATGGCCGAAAGATCGACAAGCTTCTGGTGACGAAGATCGAGGAAGCCGAGTAG
- a CDS encoding energy transducer TonB produces the protein MFRSIPIAIFAASSSGVLHAAPLELEPTSKWALSYDAEACRLGRIFGEGDDKIIAQFVRYIPGPGFEMLVSGKSIAPKGRGFDYRFAPGDEPGEAPNILYGKSDNGATTWQFSTGLVPHAEYKDMDMASPEERKAAIDRESERAAEIRSFDIVKGVEQPVSLQLGTLEGAMRAINTCMDDLVRTWGYDPEVQRTRISGPKPSNNPSQWIRSSGYPAGALRKGLSGSVRFRLDIDQEGVVTDCIIQESYSDPIFRDATCKLIKSRASFEPAIGADGKPVRSYWGTSVVFATARS, from the coding sequence ATGTTCAGATCCATCCCAATAGCAATTTTCGCCGCAAGTAGTTCTGGTGTGCTCCATGCTGCTCCTCTTGAGCTCGAACCGACCTCGAAGTGGGCCTTAAGCTACGATGCGGAGGCCTGCCGTTTAGGCCGGATCTTCGGCGAAGGGGACGATAAGATCATTGCCCAGTTCGTCCGCTACATACCGGGCCCAGGCTTTGAGATGCTGGTATCGGGCAAGTCGATAGCGCCGAAGGGCAGAGGCTTTGATTACCGCTTCGCTCCAGGCGATGAACCAGGTGAGGCTCCTAATATCCTTTACGGGAAGTCGGATAATGGCGCGACGACATGGCAGTTCAGCACAGGTCTTGTCCCGCATGCAGAATATAAAGATATGGACATGGCCTCGCCCGAAGAACGCAAAGCGGCCATTGACCGTGAAAGCGAGCGGGCCGCAGAAATTCGTAGCTTCGATATCGTCAAAGGCGTGGAGCAGCCTGTCTCACTTCAGCTGGGCACACTGGAGGGAGCGATGAGGGCGATTAATACATGTATGGATGATCTTGTCCGCACATGGGGGTACGACCCTGAAGTTCAGCGGACCCGGATTTCCGGACCCAAGCCGTCAAATAATCCCTCTCAGTGGATCAGAAGCAGCGGCTACCCGGCAGGGGCCTTGAGAAAAGGTTTGTCGGGATCTGTCCGGTTTCGCCTCGATATCGATCAAGAAGGCGTGGTCACCGATTGCATCATTCAGGAATCATACTCCGACCCCATTTTCCGCGACGCGACTTGTAAACTGATCAAATCCCGCGCCAGCTTCGAGCCAGCAATTGGGGCCGATGGCAAGCCGGTGAGGTCCTATTGGGGCACTTCCGTCGTATTCGCTACAGCGCGCTCTTAA